One Paenibacillus sp. SYP-B4298 genomic window, AGCGGTTACAATTGGAGGAATAGGCGACTATGAAGAAAGAGGTGATGTTGGATAACGTATGCTGTGCTTGCAAAGGGCAACGCGGCATCATCCATCCAGAGGGGAACAGATGGGGAAATATTATATGACTAGAGGAGATGAATGAAATGATATCCGGCTTCAAAAAAACGATGTGTCTTCTAATGGCAGTGCTTACCGCACTGCCGCTTATGGTAGCTGCTCCTGCTCCGAAGGTTTCGGCAGCCAGTGATGCTATCATCAACCTGGGCTCCGAGAAGCAGCTCATCCGTGGATTCGGCGGTATGAACCATCCGGCCTGGATCGGCGATCTGACCGCTCCTCAGCGGGAGACGGCGTTTGGCAATGGCGCGAACCAGCTTGGATTTACCATCCTCAGAATCTGGATCGACGAAAATCGAAACAACTGGAATCGCGAGGTTGCCACGGCCAAGCGGGCTCAGGAGCTGGGCGCACTGGTTTTTGCTTCCCCGTGGAATCCGCCAAGCGATATGGTGGAAACCTTCAACCGCAATGGCACAAGCGCCAAGCGTCTGAAATATGACAAGTATGCGGCATATGCCCAGCATCTGAACGATTTCGTAGCCTATATGAAAAATAACGGTGTGGACCTGTATGCGGTCTCTGTACAGAATGAGCCGGATTATGCTCATGAGTGGACATGGTGGACACCGCAGGAAATGCTGCGCTTCATGAAGGAGAATGCAGGATCGATCACAACCAAGGTCATGGCGCCTGAGTCGTTCCAATATCTGAAAAATATGTCCGATCCGATCTTGAACGACCCGCAAGCGCTGGCGAATATGGATATTCTGGGCGCTCATACGTATGGCACGCAATTCAGCAATTTCCCTTACCCGCTGTTCAAGCAGAAGGGCGCAGGCAAGGAGCTCTGGATGTCAGAGGTGTACTACCCGAACAGCAACATGACCTCGGGAGATCTGTGGCCAGAGGCGCTCGATGTTGCTTATCATATCCATCATAATATGGTGGATGCAGAGTTCCAGGCTTATGTCTGGTGGTATATCCGCCGGGGCTATGGCCCGATGAGAGAGGACGGCAATATTAGCAAGCGCGGCTATTCGATGGCACATTATGCCAAGTTCGTGCGTCCGGGGTATGTGCGTGTAGATGCTACGAAAAATCCGGACACGGATATCTTTACCTCGGCTTACAAGGGCGACAATAAGGTGGTCATCGTAGCGGTG contains:
- a CDS encoding carbohydrate-binding protein codes for the protein MISGFKKTMCLLMAVLTALPLMVAAPAPKVSAASDAIINLGSEKQLIRGFGGMNHPAWIGDLTAPQRETAFGNGANQLGFTILRIWIDENRNNWNREVATAKRAQELGALVFASPWNPPSDMVETFNRNGTSAKRLKYDKYAAYAQHLNDFVAYMKNNGVDLYAVSVQNEPDYAHEWTWWTPQEMLRFMKENAGSITTKVMAPESFQYLKNMSDPILNDPQALANMDILGAHTYGTQFSNFPYPLFKQKGAGKELWMSEVYYPNSNMTSGDLWPEALDVAYHIHHNMVDAEFQAYVWWYIRRGYGPMREDGNISKRGYSMAHYAKFVRPGYVRVDATKNPDTDIFTSAYKGDNKVVIVAVNRSSSSVNQKFVLQNGSTSSVSSWVTDGSRNLAAQSPINVSGGSFTAQLPPRSVITFVGELGNSSGGGNTGGTTYEAETNTTLTSAVVESLHAGYTGSGYVNFSAMTDGAIQWSNIYAAVAGTKNVKFRYALETGTRNLDVYVNGVKVITNAPFNATGGWATWGETTLQVPMNVGTNTLRVVTTGTEGPNIDNIHVTAS